From one Dama dama isolate Ldn47 chromosome 4, ASM3311817v1, whole genome shotgun sequence genomic stretch:
- the CDT1 gene encoding DNA replication factor Cdt1 codes for MAQRRLTDFFARRRPGVSATLPRAKPAWRTPSPAKSAPCAAAPGPGSSRKRARPPAKPTRDEPAPPARKRLRLPADAVSGPSSPAAPGSPEHPSPQSKKTKKAAGSAGGRPCLAAQENKVPSKVTPSELKSCLQRAQELGARVQELKASAQKDAGEPSAPEDEGRLEGPCGKQTPAYQRFHALAQPGPPGLVLPYKYQVLAEMFRSMDTIVGMLYNRSETVTFARVKQGVQDMMRKRFEERNVGQIKTVYPGSYHFRQERFVPTFKDGIKRSDYQLTIEPLLDHQAGSAVPQLTASCLLQRRQVFSQNLVARVREHHRAFLASLNPPMEVPEDQLTRWHPRFNVDGVPDIEPAELPQPPAVEKLTTAQEVLARARSLMSPRMEKALSDLAQRTAEPSSPRSPSLAQPATPPAAPPSALKGVSQALLERIRAKEAQKQLAQMTRRPEQEQRLQRLERLPELARVLRSVFVSERKPALTMEVACARMVGSYRAAMSPGEMEKHLQLLSELLPDWLSLHHIRTDTYVKLDKAADLAGVMEQLARLARAEETL; via the exons ATGGCGCAGCGCCGCCTCACTGACTTCTTTGCGCGCCGCCGTCCCGGGGTCAGCGCCACGCTGCCGCGCGCCAAGCCGGCGTGGCGCACCCCGAGCCCTGCCAAATCCGCGCCCTGCGCCGCAGCTCCGGGTCCCGGCAGCAGCCgcaagcgcgcccgcccgccTGCCAAGCCCACGCGCGATGAGCCTGCGCCGCCTGCGCGCAAGAGACTGAGGCTGCCGGCTGACGCG GTCTCTGGCCCCAGTTCCCCGGCTGCCCCTGGCTCCCCAGAGCACCCTTCTCCCCAAAGCAAGAAGACAAAGAAGGCTGCCGGCTCAGCTGGTGGGCGACCCTGCCTGGCAGCCCAGGAGAACAAG GTCCCTTCAAAGGTCACCCCATCTGAGCTCAAGTCGTGCCTGCAGCGGGCACAGGAGCTGGGGGCGCGGGTCCAGGAGCTGAAAGCAAGTGCGCAGAAGGACGCTGGGGAACCCAGTGCACCAGAGGATGAGGGACGCCTGGAGGGGCCCTG tggaaagcAGACGCCAGCCTACCAGCGCTTCCATGCCCTGGCCCAGCCGGGGCCCCCGGGCCTTGTGCTGCCCTACAAGTACCAGGTGCTGGCCGAGATGTTCCGCAGCATGGACACCATCGTGGGCATGCTCTACAACCGCTCCGAGACTGTGACCTTCGCCAGAGTCAAGCAGGGCGTCCAGGACATGATGCGCAA ACGCTTTGAGGAGCGCAACGTGGGCCAGATCAAAACTGTGTACCCCGGCTCCTACCACTTCCGCCAGGAGCGCTTCGTCCCCACTTTCAAGGATGGCATCAAAAGGTCCGATTACCAGCTCACCATTGAGCCTCTGCTGGACCACC AGGCTGGCAGTGCGGTCCCCCAGCTTACAGCGTCGTGCCTGCTGCAGCGGCGCCAGGTCTTCAGCCAGAACCTGGTGGCCCGAGTCCGGGAGCATCACAGG GCTTTCCTGGCCTCCCTGAACCCCCCCATGGAGGTGCCAGAGGACCAGCTAACACGCTGGCATCCCCGCTTCAACGTGGATGGGGTGCCTGACATCGAGCCGGCCGAGCTGCCCCAGCCGCCCGCTGTGGAGAAGCTGACCACCGCCCAAGAGGTCCTGGCCCGTGCCCGCAGCCTGATGTCACCCAGG ATGGAGAAGGCCCTGAGTGACCTGGCCCAGCGCACAGCCGAGCCTAGCAGCCCCAGGTCCCCCAGCCTGGCACAGCCAGCCACTCCACCTGCTGCCCCGCCTTCTGCCCTGAAGGGGGTGTCCCAGGCCCTGCTGGAGCGA ATCCGGGCCAAGGAGGCGCAGAAGCAGTTAGCACAGATGACACGGCGCCCAGagcaggagcagcggctgcagcGACTCGAGCGGCTGCCCGAGCTGGCTCGGGTGCTGCGCAGCGTGTTTGTGTCAGAGCGCAAGCCGGCACTCACCATGGAGGTGGCCTGTGCCAGGATGGTGGGCAGCTACCGAGCAGCCATGAGCCCTG GGGAGATGGAGAAGCACCTGCAGCTCCTCTCTGAGCTGCTGCCTGACTGGCTCAGCCTCCACCACATCCGCACGGACACCTACGTCAAGCTGGACAAGGCCGCCGACCTGGCAGGTGTCATGGAGCAGCTAGCCCGCCTGGCCCGTGCGGAGGAGACACTGTGA
- the APRT gene encoding adenine phosphoribosyltransferase: MADPELQLVARRIRSFPDFPIPGVLFRDISPVLKDPASFRASISLLANHLKKTHGGRIDYIAGLDSRGFLFGPSLAQELGLGCILIRKRGKLPGPTVCASYALEYGKAELEIQRDALEPGQKVVVVDDLLATGGTMCAACELLGQLRAEVLECVSLVELTSLKGREKLGAVPFFSLLQYE; encoded by the exons ATGGCGGATCCTGAGCTGCAGCTGGTGGCGCGGCGCATCCGCAGTTTCCCGGACTTCCCCATCCCGGGCGTGCTGTTTAG GGACATCTCGCCTGTCCTGAAGGACCCCGCCTCCTTCCGCGCCTCCATCAGCCTCTTGGCGAATCACCTGAAAAAGACCCACGGTGGCAGGATCGACTACATCGCGG GCCTAGACTCACGCGGTTTCCTGTTTGGTCCATCCCTGGCCCAGGAGCTGGGCTTGGGCTGCATTCTTATCCGCAAGCGAGGGAAGCTGCCAGGCCCCACCGTGTGCGCCTCTTATGCGTTGGAATACGGGAAG GCTGAACTGGAGATCCAGAGAGATGCCCTGGAACCAGGGCAGAAGGTGGTGGTTGTGGACGATCTGCTCGCCACTGGTG GAACCATGTGCGCAGCCTGTGAGCTGCTGGGCCAGCTGCGGGCTGAGGTGCTGGAGTGTGTAAGCCTGGTGGAGCTGACCTCACTGAAGGGCAGGGAGAAGCTGGGGGCTGTGcccttcttctccctcctgcAGTACGAGTGA